The nucleotide sequence TCATCCATGCTGTATCTCCCGAGTCAAATACAACTGGTTCAGCTGGAACAGAGTTTCCGTTTAAAAAGTAATTTGAAAAAAAGGTAAGTATCGAAAGTGCAATTAAGATAATACCAAGAACAACTTTTCTCATATTGATTTTTTTGTTTTAATTATTGGTTATTTTTTGGGCAAATGTATAAAATTAATAATCACCCCCTGATTGAAAGTAGGGTTTTGATTTTATTTTTATGTTTTTTTTAAATACACCCCCTTGTTTTTGGTCTATTTTTTAAAAATAGTCTATAAAGTTAGGATTTGATAATTCTGATAAGCTTTTCAGAGCTTTAAATCTAGTTTTTACATTAAAAACAGCATGAAAATAGTAATAATGTGACTACAGTTTGTATGGTTGTTATTGTGTTTAAGTTAGTAAATGATTATCATCCAATTGTTTTTTCAATATAATCAGAGTTTAGAAGGTAGAGAGCTCCCATATATCTTACTTTAAACGAAACCAAGTCTCCTATTTTATATTTTTTATTTGAATTTGAGATATCAATCACTAACATGTCAGAACTAGCATCGACAATGCTAATGTCCTCGTCTTCGGCTTCTAGGTATTGTGGTTGCATGTCTAATAATCCTACGTCCAGGATGGCACGAAGTGAAGTTGCTCCATAATCAGTAGAATCATCCATTGAGAAGGCGTTACCAGCTACATTTTCACCCAATTCTCCTGTAGGAGTATCGGGTTTTTCGGTGATTTCTATAATTTCGGTAAATAATTTAAAGACATCATTATGCATGCCTTCTATGGTTTCGCCAGTAAAAAGGTCTTTGCCAAAAAATAGAGCCTCGCCAATTCGGAAATGATTGACCGCCATCGGACGTGCATTTTTTAAAATCAACGGAACAGCTACTGAAGTACCTCCAGAAACCCAAGGAATCGTGATGTTAAATTTGGCTTCAATCAATTGTTTGTATAAACTCAATTGAATCAGTTTGTCTTGAGTAGGCATTACGCCGCTTAGACAATTCAAATTGGTGCCAATACCTCTAATTTCGATATTGGGTAATTGTATAATTTCACCGTAAAACGAAATCAATTCTTCGCCCATGACGCCTTCACGCAAATCGCCCATTTCAATCATGATGATGATTTTATGCGTTTTGTTTTGTTTTTTTGCTTCTTCTGATAGTAATTTGATGGTATAAATTTCGGTATTGAAACTAACATCAGCATATTGTACAATTTCAGGAATGCTTCTTTGGGCAGGTGGTTTGATATAAACGGTCTGGATGTCAGGATTGATTTCTTTGATTTTCCTTAAATTGCTCACACGGGAATCGTGAATTTCAGTTACACCCAAAGCAATTACTTCTTTAAGATAAATGGTATTTCCACATAATAATTTAGAAACGACTCCCCAATCAATATTTCGGGATTTGAAAATATCGTCTAAAAAATGGTAGTTTTCTTCTAATTTGTTTCGGTATAATTTTATAAAGGCCATTATTCTATTATTTTTCTAGGTATTGTTTTCGAAATTCGGGTTAATAGTTCGTAATTCAATTGATTGCTAAAATCACTAAAAGAGGCGACCGAAACCGTTAGTCCGTTTTGATTTCCTATTAGGACTACTTCGTCTTCTTTTTTAACTTTTTCAATATCGGTTACATCAACGCTCATCATGTTCATGTTGACAGAGCCTACCACAATACAGCGATGTCCGTTGATGAGAACGCGACCTTGGTTGCTTAAAGAACGGCTGTATCCGTGAGCATACCCAATGGGAATCACTGCGATTTTCATTTTTCTTTCGGCTAAGAAACTGGTGCCATAACCTATAAATTCGCCACTATTGACTATTTTGAGATTCATTATTTTACTTTTCCAAGAAATGACACGTTGTAACGGGTCGATTTTACTTTTCTTTGAATTGAGGTAATTGACAAAAACTTCTGGGCTAGGCCATAAACCGTATTGCATGATGCCTATTCGAACCAAATCCATTCGGGTCTCAGGAAACATCATCGAAGCAGCTGAGCAAGCTGAATGTTTGATTTCAGGTTGAATTCCGTGGTTGCAAATGTATTGGTACATTTCTTCAAATCGCTTGATTTGCTTATCTACTCGGTAGTAATTAGCAATACTTTCGGCACCAGCATAATGAGTGCATAAACCTTTAAAAACAAGATGTTCACTTTCCCTTTTTAGTGTTTCAATAATGCTATTGAGGTCTCTTTTTTCAAACCCCGTTCGATGCATTCCTGTTTCTAATTCGATGTGAATTTTGGCTTTTTTGTGGAGTTTTTTAGCTGATTTTAAGGCTTTGGTCAAACGAATTTTGTTAAAAACAAAGAATTCAACCTCATTTTCAATTGCCCAATCCATATCTTGCTCATTGACTAATCCCATAACCATGATGGTAACTCGATGCTGTAATTGGGCTCTAATAGATTTGGCTTCTTCCACGTCAAAAACCGAGAAATGCCTCAACCCACATTCGTAAGCCATATTTACAAATTCGGCAATACCATGTCCGTAAGCATTTCCTTTGACAACAGAGGAGAGAATCACCTTTTTTCCAAATGTTTTTTTTAGAAAATCAATGTTTTTTTGATAAGCTGATTTGTTGAGTTCTATGATTGAATTAGTGTGCATCGGTAATTTGTTTGACTATTTGATGAAAGATGTTGACTCCAGTGGGAATAATGCCATCTGGGAAATCATAATCAGGATTGTGTAGGGCAGGAGTGTCAATTCCAGCTCCCAAACCAAACATTGCTCCTGCATATTGTTGGGTAAAAATCCCAAAATCTTCGCCCCAAGTAAATGGAGATTCTTTTTCGAATACATCAAAACCCTTTACAAATGCTGCTTT is from Flavobacterium sp. NG2 and encodes:
- a CDS encoding alanine/ornithine racemase family PLP-dependent enzyme, translating into MAFIKLYRNKLEENYHFLDDIFKSRNIDWGVVSKLLCGNTIYLKEVIALGVTEIHDSRVSNLRKIKEINPDIQTVYIKPPAQRSIPEIVQYADVSFNTEIYTIKLLSEEAKKQNKTHKIIIMIEMGDLREGVMGEELISFYGEIIQLPNIEIRGIGTNLNCLSGVMPTQDKLIQLSLYKQLIEAKFNITIPWVSGGTSVAVPLILKNARPMAVNHFRIGEALFFGKDLFTGETIEGMHNDVFKLFTEIIEITEKPDTPTGELGENVAGNAFSMDDSTDYGATSLRAILDVGLLDMQPQYLEAEDEDISIVDASSDMLVIDISNSNKKYKIGDLVSFKVRYMGALYLLNSDYIEKTIG
- the alr gene encoding alanine racemase, which encodes MHTNSIIELNKSAYQKNIDFLKKTFGKKVILSSVVKGNAYGHGIAEFVNMAYECGLRHFSVFDVEEAKSIRAQLQHRVTIMVMGLVNEQDMDWAIENEVEFFVFNKIRLTKALKSAKKLHKKAKIHIELETGMHRTGFEKRDLNSIIETLKRESEHLVFKGLCTHYAGAESIANYYRVDKQIKRFEEMYQYICNHGIQPEIKHSACSAASMMFPETRMDLVRIGIMQYGLWPSPEVFVNYLNSKKSKIDPLQRVISWKSKIMNLKIVNSGEFIGYGTSFLAERKMKIAVIPIGYAHGYSRSLSNQGRVLINGHRCIVVGSVNMNMMSVDVTDIEKVKKEDEVVLIGNQNGLTVSVASFSDFSNQLNYELLTRISKTIPRKIIE